A region of the Pseudomonas anguilliseptica genome:
CCTGAATAAAGGCGACGAATTTGTCGTACAGCGCACCCGCGCGCTCGGCAATCTCGCGGGCGTTCTGGCTCTGCCGCTCCTGCCGCCACAGGCTGTCGATCACCCGCAAGGTGGCCAGCAACGTGGTCGGGCTGACGATGACGATATGTTGATCAAAGGCCTCCTGAAACAAGCCAGGGGCGGCTTGCAACGCCGCCGCAAAGGCCGCTTCGATCGGCACAAAGAGCAGGACAAAATCCAGGCTGTGCAGGCCTTCCAGGCGCTGGTAGTCCTTGAGCGACAAGCCCTTCAAGTGACTGCGCAGCGACAGCACATGCTGCTTGAGCGACAGCTGCCGGCTGGCGTCGTCCTCTGCGGCAATATATTGCTGGTACGCGGTAAGGCTGACCTTGGCGTCCACCACCACCTGCTTGTCGCCCGGCAGCTGGATCAGCACATCCGGCTGGAAGCGTTCACCGTCGGCGCTCTTCAGGCTGACCTGGGTCTGGTACTCACGCCCCTTCTCCAGGCCGGCGTGCTCCAGCACCCGCTCCAGCACCAGCTCGCCCCAGTTGCCCTGGGTTTTCTGGCCTTTGAGAGCACGGGTCAGGCTGGTCGCCTCATCGCCCAAACGCTGGTTGAGTTGCTGCAGACGCTCCAGCTCTTTGCCCAGAGAAAAGCGCTCACGGGCTTCCTGCTGATAGCTTTCCTCCACGCGCTTTTCGAAAGACTGAATGCGTTCCTTGAGCGGGTCAAGCAACTGACCGAGCTGCTGCTGGCTGGTTTCGGCAAAGCGCTGCTCGCGCTCATCAAAGATTTTCCCGGCCAGTTCGGCAAATTGCGCGCGCAGTTCATCGCGCGAGCCTTGCAGGTCGCTCAGGCGCTGTTGATGGCTATCCTGCTGTTCTTTGAGTTCGGCGCTGAGGGCCGCCCGCTGAGCATCCAGGCGGCGGATTTCAGACTCCTGCTGTTCGCGCTGGCGAGCCCAGGCCTGGGCTGCTTCGCGGGCAATCTGGCGCTCCTGTTGCAGCAAGTCGGCCTCACGGCGCAACGCCGCCAACTCGGCCTGCTGATCAGCCTTGATCTCGCTGATCTCGGCGACTTCCTCGCGGCAATCATCCAGCTGCGCCGCGAGGCCGGTCTGCGCTAGCTGCGCATTACTCAAGCGTTCCTGTAGCAGGCTGAATTCCAGCTGCTGACTGGCCAAACGGCGTTGCAGCGACCAGGCCATATAGAGAAGAGGAAGTGCTGCGGCGGCAAAACCGAGCAGCGCAGGTGCCAACGCGACGGACAGATCGATAGGCATAAGCAACTCCGCAGAAAAGTACTGGCAGTATAACCAGTGTTCTTACAAAGCGGCCCATTGCGTCAGAGCCTGCTCAAAGTATCGCGAGCGAGTGTCATGCAAGGCGCTACGTTAGTAACAGCCCCCGGCTGGTCAAGCAGACGAGAAACGTAGCGTAGCGGAGTAACAGCCAACGGCTGGTCCTTAGGGTGAGCGCAGCGAATCAAGCGAAGTGTACTTTTGTACATGAGCATTACTCGTTTCACTCGCCCTTCGGGTCGCCTGAAGCGCGTTAACCGCAGCGGCTTACCGAGCCTGTTTAACGCGCCAGGGCCGACGCGCAGCAGACTTTGAGTTGGCTCTAAAGCTGTTTAAGCAGTTGCTGCGCCTCTGGCGAACCCTGCCCCGCTGCCAGCTCCAGCCAGTGGCGGGCCTGCTGCGGTTCATTGTTGCGCGGCTGACTATAGAGTTGGCCGAGCTCCAGCTGGCCCCCCATATCACCGGCGCGGGCGGCCTGGCGCAGCAGTTCAAAACCGATGCGCCGATCACGTGGGTTGCCGCAATCACGGCAGAGCATTTGCCCAAGCCGACTCTGTGCCTGCACTACGCCCTGCAAGGCAGGTTGCTTGAGCAGGTGGCCAGCAAAGCGTTTGACGCTGGGGGCATGACCGAGTCGAGGGCTGCCCAGTAGCCAGAGTGCCACACGGGTGGGCAGGCGAGGAGCAGTGGTTGCAGCGATAGGTAGTCGAGTGATTGCGCGAGGCATAAAAAGCAGCGGTAGCCGGAAAGGCGCGCAACTCTACTCCTTTTTTCGCCAAGGTAAAGCCTTGCAAAAAAGCCTCAGACGGCGACCTAGAGCAAGCGCTCGGGTTAATCCACAGAAGCTGTGGATAACTTCGTGGATAACATGGGAGCAAGCGGCCTCAGCGCCTATGGTGTGGGGCCCAAGGTCAAACTGGTGATTTTTTCACCAGCGCAAAAAATCCATATATTTCATTGACTTATAAAATCAATAAAAAGAATCAAGGGTTTACGTCAAGCACTGCATCCTGCTTGACAAGGCGCATCGCAATTGTGCACAAGTCGCTGCGTCACGCCGTCGCACTGCCCTTTTTCAGGGCAAAGCGCCCTGAAAAAGCCGCACTGTATAGGGTCTGATGCCGTTTCGCTCGCGGCTGCGCCGGTGCCTGTTTTAGCACGAGGCAAGGCACGAGACACGAGGCTTGGTTGTTCCAAATGAGTGTCGAGAAACGCAGTATCGCGCTAAAACAGGCTCGGCCCCTATGCCGGGCGCGGTAGGCGGCCATCCACCTGATAGGCATCCAGGCGAAAGACTCTAGGGGTGTCCGGAACCTGGGCATTCTTGAAGGCGACATAGTCGTCGGTGGTCTCGCACAGCCAGCTCAGCAGGTTACGCGGGCGCTTTTCTGCCAGCGCGCCTGGAACGAATAGCGCAACGTTGTTGCCCTTCTGCGGGCAGCGCGCCGAACGGTACTCGAACGCCTCAACCCCCGCCCCGCGCATGGCTGCACCCAATGCCTGGCAATGCTCATAAGCGCTGGCATGACAGAGTTCGGCCTGGAAATCCGCAAACGGCGGATGCTGCAACTGAATGCCGCGCTCAACCTGATAGCGCGCCTCGAAGGTGCAATGCTCGGAAAGGATGCGCCCACTGGGGGGCGCGATGCTCATGCCATCCCAGAGCAGAAAGCGGTAATACGCCGCCTCGGCCATGGCGGTGTCGATGCGCAGCGCGCCATAGAACAGGCTCGGCTCGTGCACCGAACCAAAGCGCGAGCCCCAGCGCAGCGGCGGATAACGGAACGGGGTTTTCAGCAGGTAATGCAGCGGCTCGGCATTCTGCGGCAGCGGCGGTTTGCTGGTTTCCAGCAACTCCTCAAGCAACGCCTGTTCGGCAAGGGTATCGACCAATTGCAAAGTGGCGACCTGGGCCTGACTCTCGACCAGACGCACCAGGCGCCCACGCAGCGGTTTGATCTGAGCCGGGCCTTGGCAGTGTTGCCAGATATCCATGGTGGCGTTGTCCTTAACTTTTATTATTGTTGCTACTGCGTTTCAAGCTTGCTGTTTTGAAGCTGTTTAGGGCCTCGCGAGCTAGAGTCCTGTTTTTAACGCTGCAGGGCCAACGCGCAGCAGGTCATAAACAGGTTCTAGCCTTTGCCACGAATCGCATCGAGATACTCCACCACCCTTACCAACCCCTGCACCTGCATCATCAGGGATAAGGGCGGCGCATCCAGATGGCGGTTGTCGGTGCGCAGAAAATGCTGCATATCCAGCAAATTGCCGCCAAACAGGGCAAACAGCGAGCGGTATACACGGACCAGCAACAAGGCCAATTCACCGGTTTTGCTGTGCACGCGCAGGCCACCCTCAGCCCAACGCGAGATCGCTGTGCGGTGTACACCAATGATGTCCGCCAGTTCCTGCTGGGTCAGGCCCAGCTGTTCACGGGTATTGAGCAGCGCTTTGGCCAGCACCGCATCGGCGTCGGCAACCGGTCGAATCAATGCGCTCATCACGGCCTCCTACTTTCATAATGTCTGTTTACAGCAAAAATACCACTAAATGCTGCAATTACACAGAACAGAATAACCTCTGATTGGCAGCCTGCCAGACATGGGTTAACGTCCAGCCACGCAACTCCCTCACTATGGATCAGTGCTTATGCCCAGCCGGCGCACCTGGCTGCGACTTATCAGTTGCCTGATTTTACTGCTCGTCCTGCTCAGCGCTTATGGCTACCTGAGCCTGAGCCGCCTGCTCGAACGCGAGCAGATCGAGAACTTCGAGTGGCGAGGCCTAGGCCTATCCACCCAGGGTATCCAGCTTGACCAGCTCAGCCTGCAGCACCCCAGCGGCGTAGTGCAGCTGCAACAGCTGCAATTGCGCTGGAGTGGATTCAGTCTGGCGCTGCCCTTCTGGCAGCAGGTACAGATCACCGGCCTGCAACTGAATCTGCCCTCTCAACCCGAGCCAACAACTGACGACAGCACGGATTTTGCGTTTCCACTGGAGCAACTCGCCGCAGTTATCAGCTTATTGCCGCAACACCTGCAGGTCGATGCACTGCAGATCGAGCTACCTTGCGCCGAAACACGCTGCCAACTGCTGGGCGATCTGCTGCTGTTTAAAGACGCTGCACAGCTTGATGCTCAGCTCAATTTGCAACATCAACAGGACCAACTGAGCTGGCACGCGCAATTGCAGGGCGACGCCACAACAGCAGCGCTGCAGCTGAGCCTGGCGATCAATCAGCAAGCGCAACTGCAGCTCAGCAGCAGCCTGCAACAGAGCGGCACCGGACAACTCTGGCAAGGTGACTTCAGCGGCGACTTGCAGCAAAGCGCGGTGCTGCAAAGCTGGCTAGGCCAGTGGCTACCCAGTGCCGCAGGCACACTGCCTGAGGCTCCGACGGCAGCGCAGCTGAAGGCAAGCTGGCAATTGCAGCTTGCCCCTGGCCCCCTTAATTTGGCGCAGCTGCAGCAGGCCAGCGGCCAGTTGCAAGCCAGCGCCAAGCTGCCTGAGCCCTGGCCAATTCCCGCTCTCGGTCAATTGCAGGGCAGCTTCGATTTGTCCGCCCAGGCGCTGGATGGCCAGTGGCTGGCCGATAGCCTGAACGCCGACCTCAACCTCAAGCAGATTGCCAATGACCTTATCAGCGACGTACCGGCAGAGCTGTATCCCGAAACGCTGCAGCTGACGATCCAGGCCACTGAAACGCCCAACAACCTGGCTGCACAGCTGGTTGATCGCGCCCTGCCCCTGCAACTGCTGTTAAAGGGCCAGGGGCGCAGCCAATTTGAACTGCAGGGTACGCTGGCCCTGGCCAATGGTTTGCCCTGGGCCTTGCAGCTGCTGGACGGCAGCCTTAACGCGTCCACCCCAGCATTTCAGCTGGAGGGCTGGAAGATCGGCGCGCTGCAGACGCAGTTGCAACTCGACGCCTATCTGGATCCGCAGCAGTTGCATCTCGCCCTTGGCAAAGGCGCACAGCTCAGCCTGCAACATCTGCGCAGTACGGATGTGCAGGCCCAGCAACTCAAAGCCAGCAGCAGTGGACTGCAACTGCAGGCCCAACTGGCAGCAGGCGAGCTGCTCGACTGGCAGCTAGAAGGTCCTCTCGATTTCAGTGCACAACTGCAACATGAGCAATTGCAGCCCCAGCACTGGTACTGGCAAGGCCCTTTGACCGCCAACCCACTGCAGGCGGAGCTGGACGGCACACTGCGCAACGATGCCGGGCTGCAACTCAAGCTGCAGGCGCAATACTACAGCGCCAAGGGCCTGAGCCTGCAAGCGCAACTGGCGGAACTGTTTCTGCGCAGCGGCAACCCGTTAAAAGACAGCTTCACGGCATGGCCAGCCCTACTGGATCTGAACAACGGGCGCCTGAATGCCAACGCCAGCCTGACCCTGGCCAGCGATCAACAGCTGCCCACGGTCAAACTCGACCTCACCGGCAAGGGCCTGGGCGGGATTTATGACCGCACCACGCTGGAGGGTTTGGACAGCCGTATCAGTGTGCGAGTCGACCCCAAACAGCTGCAGCTTGAATTGAGCGAGCTGCGCCTGGCTCAGGCCAACCCCGGTATACCGCTAGGCCCGGTGCAGCTCAGCGGCAGCTACAGCGCCGCGTTGCAAACACCGACCCGAAGCCAGCTGAAGCTGCACCAGGCCGAAGCAGCGCTGATGGGCGGCACGTTAGAACTGGCAGCCGGACAATGGAGCCTGGCCGCCGAGCCGATGCTGTTTCCCATACAGGTGCAGGGCCTGGAACTTGAGCAGCTGTTTATCCTCTACCCCACAGAGGGGCTGGCAGGCACCGGCACCCTCGATGGTCGTCTGCCGCTGCAGATCAGTAGCCAGGGTGTGACCATCGAACAAGGCCAGCTGACAGCACGCGAACCCGGTGGGCGTTTGCAATTTCACTCCGAACGTATCCGCGCCTTGGGCCGCAGCAACCAGGCGATGCAGCTGGTGACTCAATCGCTGGAGGATTTTCGCTTTACGACTCTGAGCAGCCAGGTCAACTACGATCAGCAAGGCAAGTTGGCGCTGGCCATGCGCCTGGAGGGACAAAACCCGGCCATCGAACAGGGCCGACCGATCCACTTCAATATCAACCTGGAAGAAGATATCCCTACTCTGCTGGCCAGCCTGCAACTGACCGACAAAGTCAGCGATATCATCAGGCAGCGCGTGCAACAGCGTATGCTGGAACGCAATGCCAACACGGCCCCGACAGAGCGATGATCAAGGAGAAGCGCCATGCGCTTGCGTAGTTGTTTCGCCGTCCTGCTACTGGGGCTGCTCAGTACGGCCTGCACCCCGACCGTACAGCTGGCGATGCCCAATGAGCCGATCAACATCAACCTGAATGTAAAGATCGAGCACGAAATCTATATCAAGGTGGATAAAGCCCTGGACAGCATGTTCAGCGAATCCAGCGGATTGTTCTAAGGAGCCCGAGCATGAACCTCTATAAACGCCTTGCCAGCCTGTTACTGCTGCTCAGCCTGAGCCTGCCGGCCGTAGCCCTGAACCTTAACGAAGCCATGTCCGCCCTGGGCGACGCAAAAGCCAGCGGCCAGTTGGGCGAAATGCCCAATGGCTATCTCGGCGTGGTGAGTAACGCTGGCCAGGCCGCCGAAATCGCCCAGTTAATCAACCAGGCGCGCCGTACCGAATACCAGAAGCTGGCGGCGCAGAACGGCATCCAGCTCAGCGATGTGGAAGCGATTGCCGGGCAGAAAGCCATCGACAAGACACCGGCAGGGCAATACATCCAGCTTGAAGGTAAGTGGCAGCGCAAATAACTTCGTCAGCGAGCCTAGCCAAGGGTCCGGGAGGGGCTCAGTTACCTCCCTGACCCCTTGGCCAGTTCAACCTGCAGCCAATCGACAAAAACCTGCGTCAGGCGCTTGCGCTCAGGCAGCACCAGGTAATAGCCCATCGTTGAATGCGCGACTTCATCGCCCAGACGGCACAGCAGGTTCTGCGTCAGCAGTTCATCGACCAGATGGCGCCAGCCGATGGCCACACCCTGCCCGGCGATGGCCGCCTGGATCAGCAGCGTGTAGTTATCGAAACGCAGGCTGCCGGGGCTGGGTGTTTGCTGCAGGCCGAAAGCGCGAAACAGCTCGGCCCAGTCGAACCAGCGCGAGCGGTTTTCCGGGCGCAGGTGCAACAGCGGCAGACTGGCCAGCGCAGTAGCCGGCAGCGGTAATTCACGGCCCTTGAGCAGCTGCGGGCTGCACACCGGGAACACCTCTTCGCGAAACATCAGCTGCGCCTCGGCATGCTTGAAGCGCCCATCGCCGAAGTTGATCGCCACATCGATCTCCGCCGGCAACGTGCCCTGATCACGCTCGCTGGTAATCAGGCTGACATCCACCTCCGGGTGCAACTGGTGGAAGCGCTGCAAGCGCGGCATCAACCAGTAGGCGGCAAAAGCAAAGTCAGTGGCCACCTGCAACACCTCATGCTGCTGTTGCGCGATGACCGCCAGCAGCCCGGCATCCAGACTCTGCAGGCCGTCCTGCACGTAATTCA
Encoded here:
- the rmuC gene encoding DNA recombination protein RmuC, encoding MLQERLSNAQLAQTGLAAQLDDCREEVAEISEIKADQQAELAALRREADLLQQERQIAREAAQAWARQREQQESEIRRLDAQRAALSAELKEQQDSHQQRLSDLQGSRDELRAQFAELAGKIFDEREQRFAETSQQQLGQLLDPLKERIQSFEKRVEESYQQEARERFSLGKELERLQQLNQRLGDEATSLTRALKGQKTQGNWGELVLERVLEHAGLEKGREYQTQVSLKSADGERFQPDVLIQLPGDKQVVVDAKVSLTAYQQYIAAEDDASRQLSLKQHVLSLRSHLKGLSLKDYQRLEGLHSLDFVLLFVPIEAAFAAALQAAPGLFQEAFDQHIVIVSPTTLLATLRVIDSLWRQERQSQNAREIAERAGALYDKFVAFIQDLDEMGARLQQLDKAYAGARNKLCEGRGNIISRVENLKLLGARASKSLPAELLEQAAGMRVLEDEAAE
- a CDS encoding tetratricopeptide repeat protein, producing the protein MPRAITRLPIAATTAPRLPTRVALWLLGSPRLGHAPSVKRFAGHLLKQPALQGVVQAQSRLGQMLCRDCGNPRDRRIGFELLRQAARAGDMGGQLELGQLYSQPRNNEPQQARHWLELAAGQGSPEAQQLLKQL
- a CDS encoding RES family NAD+ phosphorylase, yielding MDIWQHCQGPAQIKPLRGRLVRLVESQAQVATLQLVDTLAEQALLEELLETSKPPLPQNAEPLHYLLKTPFRYPPLRWGSRFGSVHEPSLFYGALRIDTAMAEAAYYRFLLWDGMSIAPPSGRILSEHCTFEARYQVERGIQLQHPPFADFQAELCHASAYEHCQALGAAMRGAGVEAFEYRSARCPQKGNNVALFVPGALAEKRPRNLLSWLCETTDDYVAFKNAQVPDTPRVFRLDAYQVDGRLPRPA
- a CDS encoding antitoxin Xre/MbcA/ParS toxin-binding domain-containing protein; translation: MSALIRPVADADAVLAKALLNTREQLGLTQQELADIIGVHRTAISRWAEGGLRVHSKTGELALLLVRVYRSLFALFGGNLLDMQHFLRTDNRHLDAPPLSLMMQVQGLVRVVEYLDAIRGKG
- a CDS encoding intermembrane phospholipid transport protein YdbH family protein, which codes for MPSRRTWLRLISCLILLLVLLSAYGYLSLSRLLEREQIENFEWRGLGLSTQGIQLDQLSLQHPSGVVQLQQLQLRWSGFSLALPFWQQVQITGLQLNLPSQPEPTTDDSTDFAFPLEQLAAVISLLPQHLQVDALQIELPCAETRCQLLGDLLLFKDAAQLDAQLNLQHQQDQLSWHAQLQGDATTAALQLSLAINQQAQLQLSSSLQQSGTGQLWQGDFSGDLQQSAVLQSWLGQWLPSAAGTLPEAPTAAQLKASWQLQLAPGPLNLAQLQQASGQLQASAKLPEPWPIPALGQLQGSFDLSAQALDGQWLADSLNADLNLKQIANDLISDVPAELYPETLQLTIQATETPNNLAAQLVDRALPLQLLLKGQGRSQFELQGTLALANGLPWALQLLDGSLNASTPAFQLEGWKIGALQTQLQLDAYLDPQQLHLALGKGAQLSLQHLRSTDVQAQQLKASSSGLQLQAQLAAGELLDWQLEGPLDFSAQLQHEQLQPQHWYWQGPLTANPLQAELDGTLRNDAGLQLKLQAQYYSAKGLSLQAQLAELFLRSGNPLKDSFTAWPALLDLNNGRLNANASLTLASDQQLPTVKLDLTGKGLGGIYDRTTLEGLDSRISVRVDPKQLQLELSELRLAQANPGIPLGPVQLSGSYSAALQTPTRSQLKLHQAEAALMGGTLELAAGQWSLAAEPMLFPIQVQGLELEQLFILYPTEGLAGTGTLDGRLPLQISSQGVTIEQGQLTAREPGGRLQFHSERIRALGRSNQAMQLVTQSLEDFRFTTLSSQVNYDQQGKLALAMRLEGQNPAIEQGRPIHFNINLEEDIPTLLASLQLTDKVSDIIRQRVQQRMLERNANTAPTER
- a CDS encoding YnbE family lipoprotein produces the protein MRLRSCFAVLLLGLLSTACTPTVQLAMPNEPININLNVKIEHEIYIKVDKALDSMFSESSGLF
- a CDS encoding YdbL family protein; amino-acid sequence: MNLYKRLASLLLLLSLSLPAVALNLNEAMSALGDAKASGQLGEMPNGYLGVVSNAGQAAEIAQLINQARRTEYQKLAAQNGIQLSDVEAIAGQKAIDKTPAGQYIQLEGKWQRK
- a CDS encoding choline sulfate utilization transcriptional regulator, with translation MFERIDGVSLDVLRVFESAARQLSFTAAASELGTSQPAISQQIKRLEQQLATRLFDRVCRGIALTDAGELLLNYVQDGLQSLDAGLLAVIAQQQHEVLQVATDFAFAAYWLMPRLQRFHQLHPEVDVSLITSERDQGTLPAEIDVAINFGDGRFKHAEAQLMFREEVFPVCSPQLLKGRELPLPATALASLPLLHLRPENRSRWFDWAELFRAFGLQQTPSPGSLRFDNYTLLIQAAIAGQGVAIGWRHLVDELLTQNLLCRLGDEVAHSTMGYYLVLPERKRLTQVFVDWLQVELAKGSGR